From the genome of Xiphophorus couchianus chromosome 6, X_couchianus-1.0, whole genome shotgun sequence, one region includes:
- the LOC114145767 gene encoding uncharacterized protein LOC114145767, with protein MTHRSARRAAAGASGSVPAHRERISHGTAGGTRWRVWRKDRHISSVMSAKAKVLLWVLISLLPLVEGAHMRAAAAGGGPGSDLNRAAGLLEAQEGRDFPVTLPEVVEDKEQEEDSEPYPTWHALYEPFVMDELDDHPSVRWAGRSPRSSDPTAPQPKGSQKKKRRKKKGEDEGEEAGNADRRGKGKSRPPKQSSRDCRVEKKEMKVRDLGLGFDSDEIVLFKFCVGSCQSSRINYDLALNALLENGSLPRRVARKVSRNPCCRPDRYEPVSFMDTSTTWRTIESLSAASCMCIG; from the exons GTGGGACCAGATGGAGGGTTTGGAGGAAGGATAGACACATTTCTTCTGTCATGTCAGCAAAGGCCAAG GTCCTGCTTTGGGTGCTCATCTCCTTGCTGCCGCTGGTGGAAGGAGCTCACATGAGagccgctgctgctggtggtggacCGGGGTCAGACCTGAACCGTGCTGCAGGCCTTCTGGAGGCTCAGGAGGGGAGAGACTTTCCTGTCACGCTGCCAGAGGTGGTGGAGGacaaggagcaggaggaggacagCGAGCCGTACCCCACATGGCACGCTCTATATG agCCCTTTGTGATGGATGAGCTGGATGACCATCCCAGCGTCCGCTGGGCAGGGCGCTCCCCACGCTCCTCTGACCCCACAGCACCTCAACCCAAGGGGTCGCAAAAGAAGAAGAGACGAAAGAAGAAAGGAGAGGATGAAGGAGAGGAGGCGGGAAACGCGGACAGAAGGGGGAAAGGTAAAAGCCGCCCCCCAAAACAGAGCAGCAGGGACTGCCGGGTGGAGAAGAAAGAGATGAAGGTTCGGGACCTCGGACTGGGCTTTGATTCGGACGAGATCGTCCTCTTTAAGTTTTGTGTGGGCTCCTGCCAGAGCTCCAGGATAAACTACGATCTGGCGCTGAACGCGCTGCTGGAAAACGGCTCGCTTCCGCGCCGCGTCGCCCGGAAGGTGAGCAGGAACCCCTGCTGCCGGCCAGACCGCTACGAGCCGGTTTCCTTCATGGACACCTCCACCACCTGGAGGACCATAGAGTCGCTTTCAGCTGCCAGCTGCATGTGCATAGGCTGA